One part of the Mycolicibacterium aromaticivorans JS19b1 = JCM 16368 genome encodes these proteins:
- a CDS encoding TetR family transcriptional regulator, with the protein MSSDAAMAVSPNGDDAPRNRRQEETFRKVLRAGLEMLRESSYADLTVRAVAARAKVAPATAYTYFSSKNHLIAEVYLDRVLEVPYFTDVNDPRLHRVQQSLRSLALVIADEPEFAAACTTAVLSNDAGVVRVRDRIGAEIHKRIKSALGPDADPKIVSALEMTYFGALVHAGSGSMSYREVADRMEYVVSLILGENK; encoded by the coding sequence GTGTCCAGCGATGCCGCCATGGCTGTCAGCCCCAACGGGGATGATGCGCCGCGTAATCGCCGCCAGGAAGAGACTTTCCGCAAGGTGTTGCGGGCCGGGCTGGAGATGCTGCGGGAGTCGTCCTACGCCGACCTCACCGTCCGTGCCGTCGCCGCACGCGCGAAGGTCGCGCCGGCGACCGCTTACACGTACTTCTCGTCGAAGAACCATCTGATCGCCGAGGTGTACCTCGACCGGGTTCTCGAGGTGCCCTACTTCACCGACGTCAACGACCCGCGCCTGCACCGCGTTCAGCAGTCGCTGCGCAGCCTTGCCCTGGTGATCGCCGACGAGCCGGAATTCGCCGCCGCCTGCACCACAGCCGTGCTGAGCAACGATGCCGGGGTGGTCCGGGTCCGCGACCGGATCGGCGCCGAGATCCACAAGCGCATCAAGTCGGCGTTGGGGCCGGACGCCGATCCGAAGATCGTGTCCGCACTGGAAATGACGTACTTCGGCGCGCTCGTGCACGCCGGCAGCGGATCCATGAGCTACCGCGAGGTCGCCGACCGGATGGAATACGTCGTGAGTCTTATCTTGGGAGAGAACAAATGA